A portion of the Salarias fasciatus chromosome 15, fSalaFa1.1, whole genome shotgun sequence genome contains these proteins:
- the LOC115401506 gene encoding polyadenylate-binding protein 1-like: protein MDQFAPINPSASLYVGDLHPSTTEMMVYEAFSQVGPVISVRICRHRLTRRSLGYGFVNFQNRQDAERALDELAFTTINGRPVRIMWCQHNPSQRASGAANILIKNLDKSIDSLALLDTFSAFGTVLSCKVACDDNSISRGYGYVQFETAEAAEQATKRLNGMLFNDQQVTIEPFQPYEDREAELAIQSREFTNVYIKNFGDDLDDGRLKELFSRYGPTSSVCVMRDENGGSKGFGFARFETHEDAQKAVDDLNGKYFNGRQLFVSRAQRRGERQIELRRRFEPETLDRGARYQGVNLYIHNLDSGMDEERLYRAFSPYGSIVSVKVVREGERCKGYGFVCFSSPEEASKAMKEMNGRVLGTKALYVVLAWARPGVTLQQGPCMRPRREAYMGTRYQPYMRPRREPQTCSSLTHTNSGGLVHVPDVSPTSVHNLGPTCALSESQEAHSSTQWEPWECPNCGYNIRPRYDPDVQPRQDSHVCPRY from the exons ATGGACCAGTTTGCGCCCATAAACCCTTCGGCTTCTCTCTATGTGGGAGACCTGCACCCCAGCACCACTGAGATGATGGTGTATGAGGCCTTCAGCCAGGTGGGGCCCGTCATCTCCGTGAGGATCTGCAGACACCGCCTGACCCGCCGCTCCCTTGGTTATGGTTTTGTTAACTTCCAGAACCGCCAAGATG CTGAGCGAGCCCTGGATGAATTGGCATTCACTACGATCAACGGCCGGCCGGTCCGGATCATGTGGTGCCAACATAACCCCTCCCAGAGAGCCAGCGGAGCGGCCAACATCCTCATCAAGAACCTCGACAAGTCCATCGACAGCCTGGCCCTCCTGGACACGTTCTCGGCCTTCGGGACAGTGCTGTCCTGTAAA GTGGCCTGTGACGACAACAGCATCTCCAGGGGTTACGGCTACGTGCAGTTTGAAACTGCAGAGGCCGCTGAGCAGGCCACGAAGAGGCTGAACGGAATGCTGTTTAACGACCAGCAAGT AACGATCGAACCGTTCCAGCCCTATGAGGACAGGGAGGCTGAGCTGGCCATACAGTCCAGGGAGTTTACCAACGTCTATATCAAGAACTTTGGAGATGACTTGGATGATGGGAGGCTAAAAGAGCTCTTCAGCAGATACG GACCAACATCCAGCGTCTGCGTGATGAGGGACGAGAACGGAGGGTCGAAGGGATTTGGATTTGCCCGGTTCGAGACACACGAGGACGCACAGAAG GCGGTGGACGACCTCAACGGCAAATATTTCAACGGCCGGCAGCTGTTCGTGAGCCGagcccagaggagaggagagcggcagATCGAGCTCAGGCGCCGGTTTGAGCCCGAGACCCTGGATCGTGGGGCCAGGTATCAG GGGGTCAACCTGTACATCCACAACTTGGACTCGGGCATGGACGAGGAGCGTCTGTACAGAGCTTTCAGTCCATATGGAAGCATCGTAAGCGTCAAG GTGGTGAGAGAGGGGGAACGGTGCAAAGGCTATGGGTTCGTGTGTTTTTCGTCCCCAGAGGAGGCCAGCAAGGCCATGAAGGAGATGAACGGCCGCGTGTTGGGCACCAAAGCCCTCTATGTGGTGCTGGCCTGGGCTCGCCCCGGTGTCACTCTCCAGCAGGGGCCCTGTATGCGACCCCGACGGGAGGCCTACATGGGAACAAGGTATCAGCCCTACATGAGACCCCGGCGGGAGCCACAG acctgcagcagcctcacccacacCAACAGTGGCGGCCTCGTGCACGTGCCCGACGTGAGCCCCACCAGCGTCCACAACCTGGGCCCTACTTGCGCCCTCAGCGAGAGC CAGGAGGCCCACTCATCCACCCAGTGGGAGCCTTGGGAATGCCCCAATTGTGGGTACAACATTCGGCCCCGTTATGACCCCGATGTGCAGCCCCGGCAAGATTCCCACGTGTGCCCCCGGTATTGA